In Massilia violaceinigra, one DNA window encodes the following:
- the radA gene encoding DNA repair protein RadA: MAKAKTQYTCSDCGGISSKWTGQCTACHQWNTMVETVVDTPGVNRLSQTQHKSLAQTAPVLSLADIEAVDVPRFGTGIEEFDRVLGGGLVSGGVVLIGGDPGIGKSTLLLQALANISHIKSTLYVSGEESGAQIALRARRLGVDGKELKLQAEIQLEKILGTLADLKPEVAVIDSIQTVYSDALTSAPGSVAQVRECAAQLTRVAKQTGVTIILVGHVTKEGALAGPRVLEHIVDTVLYFEGDTQSSFRLVRAIKNRFGAVNELGVFAMTEKGLKGVSNPSALFLSQHDNQVPGSCVMVTQEGTRPLLVEIQALVDTSHLPNARRLSVGLEQNRLAMLLAVLHRHAGIAAFDQDVFINAVGGVKITEPAADLAVLLAINSSMRSKPLPRGLVVFGEVGLAGEIRPAPRGQERLREAAKLGFSIAMIPKANVPKQKIEGMTIVAVERIDEAFNKLRELD, encoded by the coding sequence ATGGCTAAAGCTAAAACGCAATATACCTGCAGCGACTGCGGCGGGATCAGCAGCAAATGGACGGGGCAGTGCACGGCCTGCCATCAGTGGAACACGATGGTCGAGACCGTGGTCGACACGCCCGGCGTGAACCGCCTGTCGCAGACCCAGCACAAAAGCCTGGCGCAGACCGCGCCGGTGCTGTCGCTGGCCGACATCGAGGCGGTCGACGTGCCGCGTTTCGGCACCGGGATCGAGGAATTCGACCGCGTGCTGGGCGGCGGGCTGGTTTCGGGCGGGGTGGTGCTGATCGGCGGCGACCCCGGCATCGGCAAATCGACCCTGCTGCTGCAGGCGCTGGCCAATATTTCACATATAAAGAGTACTTTATATGTGAGCGGCGAGGAGTCGGGCGCCCAGATCGCCCTGCGCGCGCGCCGGCTCGGCGTCGACGGCAAGGAACTTAAACTGCAGGCCGAGATCCAACTCGAGAAGATTCTCGGTACGCTGGCCGACCTGAAGCCTGAAGTGGCGGTGATCGACTCGATCCAGACCGTGTATTCCGACGCGCTCACCTCGGCGCCCGGTTCGGTGGCGCAGGTGCGCGAGTGCGCCGCGCAGCTCACGCGCGTGGCCAAGCAGACCGGCGTGACCATCATCCTGGTCGGGCACGTGACGAAAGAGGGCGCGCTGGCCGGTCCGCGCGTGCTGGAACACATTGTCGATACGGTGCTGTATTTCGAGGGCGATACCCAGTCGAGCTTCCGGCTGGTGCGCGCCATCAAGAACCGGTTTGGCGCGGTGAACGAGCTGGGCGTGTTCGCCATGACCGAAAAAGGGTTGAAAGGGGTGTCCAACCCGTCGGCGCTGTTTTTGTCGCAGCACGATAACCAGGTGCCGGGTTCGTGCGTGATGGTGACGCAGGAAGGTACGCGCCCATTGCTGGTGGAAATCCAGGCGCTGGTCGATACCAGCCACCTGCCCAATGCGCGGCGCCTGTCGGTGGGGCTGGAACAGAACCGGCTGGCGATGCTGCTGGCCGTGCTGCACCGGCACGCGGGCATCGCGGCGTTCGACCAGGATGTCTTTATCAATGCGGTGGGCGGGGTCAAGATCACCGAACCGGCGGCCGACCTGGCGGTGCTGCTGGCGATTAACTCGTCGATGCGCAGCAAGCCGCTGCCGCGCGGTCTGGTGGTTTTCGGGGAAGTGGGGCTGGCGGGCGAAATCCGGCCGGCGCCGCGCGGCCAGGAGCGCTTGCGCGAAGCGGCCAAGCTGGGGTTCTCGATTGCGATGATCCCGAAGGCCAATGTGCCCAAGCAAAAAATCGAAGGCATGACGATTGTTGCTGTAGAGCGAATCGATGAGGCATTTAACAAACTGCGCGAGCTCGATTAG
- the alr gene encoding alanine racemase, translated as MPRPLIATIHLDSMQHNLMRARDCAPHAKVWAVVKANAYGHGLERGMRGFADADGLALIETENAVRLRDLGWTRPILLLEGIFDASDVDLLVRHQLNSTVHTVEQIVILEQATLSGPIDVHLKMNTGMNRLGFRPEAFAAAHARLRAIAQVREITLMTHFANADELEHPRLTVLEQVRRFCLGADGLPGQRSLSNSGGVLHQASLSAELSNDWVRPGIMLYGGTPGGRSAAAFDLHPTMTLASEIIGVQDLVAGDSVGYGSGFQAEWPMTVGMVACGYADGYPRHAPHGTPVLVDGVLTKLVGRVSMDMMAVDLTHVPHAGVGSKVVLWGAGLPIDTVANAAGTIGYELMCALAPRVRVVEGNLDFNG; from the coding sequence ATGCCGCGCCCGCTTATCGCCACGATTCACCTTGATTCCATGCAGCATAACCTGATGCGGGCGCGCGACTGCGCACCGCACGCCAAAGTCTGGGCGGTCGTCAAGGCCAACGCCTACGGCCATGGACTCGAGCGCGGCATGCGCGGCTTCGCCGACGCCGACGGCCTGGCCCTGATCGAAACCGAGAACGCGGTGCGCCTGCGCGACCTGGGCTGGACCCGCCCGATCCTCTTGCTAGAGGGAATTTTCGATGCCAGCGACGTGGACTTGCTGGTGCGCCACCAGCTCAACAGCACCGTGCATACGGTCGAACAGATTGTCATTCTTGAGCAAGCCACGCTGAGCGGCCCGATCGATGTGCATCTGAAGATGAATACCGGGATGAACCGGCTCGGTTTCCGGCCGGAAGCTTTTGCCGCCGCCCACGCGCGCCTGCGCGCCATTGCGCAAGTGCGCGAGATCACCCTGATGACCCACTTCGCCAATGCCGACGAGCTCGAACACCCGCGCCTGACCGTGCTCGAACAGGTGCGCCGCTTCTGCCTGGGGGCGGACGGTTTGCCGGGCCAGCGCAGCCTGTCGAACTCGGGCGGCGTGCTGCACCAGGCGTCCCTGTCGGCCGAATTGTCGAACGACTGGGTGCGCCCCGGCATCATGCTGTACGGCGGCACCCCCGGCGGCCGCAGCGCGGCGGCGTTCGACCTGCATCCGACCATGACCCTGGCCAGCGAAATCATCGGCGTGCAAGACCTGGTCGCCGGCGACTCGGTCGGCTACGGCAGCGGCTTCCAGGCCGAATGGCCGATGACGGTCGGCATGGTTGCCTGCGGCTACGCCGATGGCTATCCGCGCCACGCCCCGCACGGCACGCCGGTCCTGGTCGATGGCGTGCTCACCAAGCTGGTGGGCCGGGTGTCGATGGACATGATGGCGGTCGACCTGACCCATGTGCCGCACGCCGGCGTCGGCAGCAAGGTCGTCTTGTGGGGCGCCGGGCTGCCGATCGATACCGTGGCCAACGCCGCCGGCACCATCGGCTATGAATTAATGTGCGCGCTGGCGCCCCGCGTGCGCGTCGTGGAAGGCAATCTGGATTTCAATGGCTAA
- the lplT gene encoding lysophospholipid transporter LplT produces the protein MNRGFYTIMAAQFFSSLADNALLFVAIDLLISMKAPASLTPLLKLSFVLFYVLLAPFVGAFADSMPKGKVMFIANLVKVFGCALIFFHVHPLLAYAVVGFGAAVYSPAKYGILTELLPPEKLVEANGWIEGLTVMSIILGTVMGGALVSAKASAFMLGFDVPLIETGITTTTEAALCVVVAVYILATLFNLRIPDTLAKYAHQERNPARLIADFANCSSLLWKDKLGQISLAVTTLFWGAGATLQFIVLKWAEKSLHMPLDKATTLIGIVALGVAVGAAASAKMIPLKKSLTVIPLGIAMGIVVMCMTMVHSVMIAYPLLLLIGVLSGFFVVPMNALLQHRGHVLMSAGHSIAVQNFNENLSILTMLAIYAMLITLNVDLNFVIVGFGLSVAGIMFLIMKKHKMNQAEHDSLALIGEHKH, from the coding sequence ATGAATCGTGGTTTTTACACCATCATGGCGGCGCAGTTTTTCTCGTCGCTGGCGGACAACGCCCTGCTCTTCGTGGCGATTGACCTGCTGATCTCCATGAAGGCGCCAGCTTCCCTGACGCCTTTGCTGAAGCTGTCCTTCGTCCTTTTTTACGTGCTCCTTGCGCCATTTGTGGGTGCTTTCGCCGACTCCATGCCCAAGGGCAAGGTCATGTTCATCGCGAACCTGGTCAAGGTATTCGGCTGCGCCCTGATCTTCTTCCATGTCCATCCGCTGCTCGCTTACGCGGTGGTCGGCTTCGGCGCGGCAGTGTATTCGCCGGCCAAATACGGCATCCTGACTGAATTGCTGCCGCCAGAGAAACTGGTCGAGGCGAATGGCTGGATCGAGGGCCTGACCGTCATGTCGATCATCCTCGGCACCGTCATGGGCGGCGCGCTGGTCAGCGCCAAGGCGTCGGCCTTCATGCTCGGCTTCGACGTGCCGCTGATCGAGACCGGCATCACCACCACCACCGAAGCGGCGCTGTGCGTGGTGGTGGCCGTGTATATCCTGGCCACCCTGTTCAATCTGCGCATTCCCGATACCCTTGCCAAATACGCCCACCAGGAACGCAACCCGGCCCGGCTCATCGCCGACTTCGCCAACTGCTCTTCACTGCTGTGGAAAGACAAGCTGGGCCAGATTTCATTGGCGGTGACGACCCTGTTCTGGGGCGCCGGCGCGACCTTGCAGTTCATCGTGCTCAAGTGGGCCGAGAAATCTCTGCACATGCCGCTCGACAAAGCCACCACCCTGATCGGCATCGTCGCGCTCGGCGTGGCCGTGGGCGCCGCCGCGTCGGCCAAGATGATTCCGCTGAAAAAGTCGCTGACCGTGATCCCGCTCGGCATCGCCATGGGCATCGTCGTGATGTGCATGACCATGGTCCATTCGGTCATGATCGCCTACCCGCTGCTGTTGCTGATCGGCGTGCTGTCGGGCTTCTTCGTGGTGCCGATGAATGCGCTGCTGCAACACCGCGGCCACGTGCTGATGAGCGCCGGCCACTCGATCGCCGTGCAGAATTTCAATGAGAACCTGTCGATCCTGACCATGCTGGCCATCTACGCCATGCTGATCACGCTCAATGTGGACTTGAACTTCGTGATCGTCGGCTTCGGCCTGTCGGTAGCCGGCATCATGTTCCTGATCATGAAAAAACATAAGATGAATCAGGCCGAGCACGATTCGCTCGCCCTGATCGGCGAGCACAAGCACTGA
- a CDS encoding DUF1853 family protein, which produces MAGPAENYQAGFERRWGQLAQPQVRALAWLLHAPDLLDPADPHWEGKIATLGELPAAVDEWLLRLDSNPAPLLEALGTRNYTRLGLYAEKLMAFYFQEHGLLVAHGLQVRASRNDTVGEFDFLLDHGDGGLEHIEFATKFYLLEGEAASRFDTFVGPNLADSLGAKMRKIFERQLALGTHPAAQAVLPRPVTRARALVKGWLFYPGGAGQAMEGISGQHCRGFWCALDDVAALEPDAFVILPRLQWLAPFRSLDDAGLLSREQLQATLADKFGTVPMPVLVASVRAAAGGLVETGRGFIVPNDWRVRAAFRQQMIRQPA; this is translated from the coding sequence ATGGCCGGCCCGGCTGAGAACTACCAGGCCGGCTTCGAGCGCCGCTGGGGACAGCTGGCGCAGCCGCAGGTGCGCGCGCTGGCCTGGCTGCTGCATGCGCCCGACCTGCTCGATCCGGCCGACCCGCACTGGGAAGGCAAGATCGCCACTCTCGGCGAGTTGCCGGCGGCGGTCGACGAGTGGCTGCTGCGCCTGGACAGCAATCCCGCGCCCCTGCTGGAGGCGCTCGGCACGCGCAATTACACGCGCCTGGGCCTGTACGCCGAAAAGCTGATGGCTTTCTATTTCCAGGAGCATGGCTTGCTGGTGGCGCACGGCCTGCAGGTGCGCGCCAGCCGCAACGATACCGTGGGCGAGTTCGACTTCCTGCTTGATCATGGCGACGGCGGCCTCGAACATATCGAGTTCGCCACCAAATTCTATCTGCTCGAAGGGGAGGCGGCGTCGCGCTTCGACACCTTTGTCGGCCCCAACCTGGCCGACAGCCTGGGCGCCAAGATGCGCAAGATTTTTGAGAGGCAACTGGCGCTGGGCACCCATCCGGCGGCCCAGGCCGTGCTGCCGCGTCCCGTGACGCGGGCGCGGGCGTTGGTGAAGGGATGGCTGTTCTATCCGGGCGGCGCGGGGCAGGCGATGGAGGGCATCTCCGGCCAGCACTGCCGAGGCTTCTGGTGCGCGCTCGACGACGTGGCCGCCTTGGAACCGGATGCGTTCGTGATCTTGCCGCGACTGCAATGGCTGGCGCCGTTCCGTTCCCTGGACGATGCCGGTTTGCTCAGCCGCGAACAATTGCAAGCCACTTTGGCCGACAAATTCGGCACGGTGCCAATGCCGGTGCTGGTGGCCAGCGTGCGCGCGGCCGCGGGCGGGCTGGTGGAAACGGGACGCGGTTTCATCGTCCCCAACGACTGGCGCGTGCGCGCCGCCTTCCGCCAGCAAATGATCAGGCAGCCTGCCTGA
- a CDS encoding uracil-DNA glycosylase: MSTSARDNAFLQEMGIGPLWTLRDAMPDEALSDELAAPAQEAAYEAAPVPAAVSANVPTAVPTAVTMPAPPAVVARAVPPAATPAASPATDSAWGEEPPGPPPTEEEIAAMDWAQLKNAIANCTRCGLCKGGRKPVYGNGAKQASWFVAAGASTASDEKERQPVSGEPGKLLANMLAAVELSRDSNVYVTNLIKCRPTSANGGDRAPSAEEALACRPYLDRELALSGAPLVLTLGQIAANALQGKPLQETLAGSRGQVHEVGGVKLVATLHPGELLRRGADKALAWADLCLARAHDGRPG; the protein is encoded by the coding sequence ATGAGTACCAGCGCGCGCGATAACGCGTTTTTGCAGGAAATGGGCATCGGCCCGCTGTGGACCTTGCGCGATGCCATGCCGGACGAGGCACTGTCCGACGAGCTGGCGGCACCCGCGCAGGAAGCCGCTTACGAGGCTGCTCCCGTGCCTGCCGCGGTGTCCGCCAACGTGCCTACCGCGGTGCCTACCGCCGTGACCATGCCCGCGCCGCCTGCGGTGGTGGCCAGGGCCGTGCCGCCCGCCGCCACGCCGGCAGCGAGTCCGGCCACCGATTCGGCCTGGGGCGAGGAGCCGCCCGGCCCGCCGCCGACCGAGGAAGAGATCGCCGCCATGGACTGGGCCCAGCTCAAGAACGCCATCGCCAACTGCACCCGCTGCGGCCTGTGCAAAGGCGGGCGCAAGCCGGTCTACGGCAACGGCGCGAAGCAGGCGAGCTGGTTCGTGGCCGCCGGCGCCTCGACCGCCTCCGACGAAAAAGAACGCCAGCCGGTCTCGGGCGAGCCGGGCAAGCTGCTGGCCAACATGCTGGCCGCCGTCGAGCTCTCGCGCGACAGCAATGTGTATGTAACCAACCTGATCAAATGCCGGCCCACCAGCGCCAACGGCGGCGACCGCGCCCCGAGCGCCGAGGAAGCGCTCGCCTGCCGTCCCTACCTGGACCGCGAACTGGCGCTGTCCGGCGCCCCGCTGGTCCTCACGCTCGGCCAGATCGCCGCCAACGCCTTGCAGGGTAAACCGCTGCAGGAAACGCTGGCCGGCTCGCGCGGACAGGTGCACGAGGTGGGCGGCGTCAAGCTGGTGGCCACCCTGCATCCGGGCGAGCTGCTGCGGCGCGGCGCCGACAAGGCGCTGGCCTGGGCCGATCTGTGTCTCGCGCGCGCGCACGATGGCCGGCCCGGCTGA
- the rimI gene encoding ribosomal protein S18-alanine N-acetyltransferase: MSAVRDDDHLHYAPMVVADIDDVFALEKQVYPHPWTRGNFADSLGSGYNAWVLRDRDGALLGYYLLMAVVDEAHLLNVAVAAGRQGEGLGRYLLDKVAACARGLSMDSILLEVRPSNLRALAVYEKYGYTEIGRRRGYYPAHDGRREDAIVMRFVL; the protein is encoded by the coding sequence ATGAGTGCGGTGCGCGACGACGACCACTTGCACTACGCGCCGATGGTGGTGGCCGACATCGACGACGTGTTCGCGCTGGAAAAGCAGGTCTACCCGCATCCCTGGACGCGCGGTAATTTCGCCGATTCGCTCGGGAGCGGTTACAACGCGTGGGTGCTGCGCGACCGCGACGGCGCGCTGCTCGGCTACTATCTGCTGATGGCGGTGGTGGACGAAGCGCATCTGCTCAACGTGGCCGTGGCCGCCGGGCGCCAGGGAGAAGGCTTGGGACGCTACCTGCTCGACAAGGTCGCCGCCTGCGCGCGCGGCCTGTCGATGGACTCGATCCTGCTCGAAGTGCGCCCGTCCAACCTGCGCGCGCTGGCTGTGTATGAAAAATATGGCTACACCGAAATCGGCCGTCGCCGCGGCTACTATCCCGCCCATGACGGCAGGCGCGAGGATGCCATCGTGATGAGGTTCGTCTTATGA